A stretch of DNA from Aspergillus flavus chromosome 3, complete sequence:
TGCCAAGACTTTACCGCGTGCCCTAATTTGGTCTGTTCGACTGAACACTACTACCTCTAAGATCTGTTAGGGTGGTAGGTTTAACTAATATCAAATTGGTTAGGGCCATGCTGTCATTTATTGGGTCAGTGGTTTTCAATTTCACAGTAACTTATTGGAGAATAGGATGTTTGCCCTGAGTAGATGTTGTCTTTATGAGTACTATTTTAACACCTCTCTGCCAGAGTCATTTTATCACTTGCACTCGCGGTACGTCATCGGTGGTGATCGCAAGACAGTAAATGCCTTGACTAAGACATCCATTGCAGCAGTCCATTGGCGATGGTAGTGATTAGCTTTGTCTACGGTAGCCATGTTGACTTCTATGTTTACCCTCCGCATGTCGTATAGGGCTTTGTGGATCCTTGCCCTATGCTATGCAACCCTTCGATCTACATAGGAAGAATGAATACTGCGAATAGCATTATAGACAGTCTCAAGTGTTCATTAACCACATCGTCAAATATGTGTAACAACCCGGTTCTTAAACTAATAGTGtgtatttttaaaatctatcAAAGGCTCCGTATAACATGCAGAAGACATAACAACGTAACTTGTCTATTCATTTCAAACCAATTACTCCAACTCAATGGTGCCCGGGGGCTTGCTGGTGTAGTCATAGGCGACACGGCAGACACCGGACACCTCGTTGACGATGCGGGTAGAGACACGGGTCAGGAACTCGTGCTCGAATGGGTAGGCGATAGCCGTCATGAAGTCGGTGGTCTCGACGGCACGGAGGAGAACAATATTCTCGTAAACACGCTTGTCTCCCATAACACCGACAGCACGGCTGGGGTCCAAGGCGGCAAAAGCCTGGCCGATCTTGTCATACAGTCCGGCTTCCCGGATCatgctgatgaagatgtggtcGGCCTTTCTGGCCATCTCGACGCGCTCCGGGGTGATCTCACCCAGGATACGGATGGCAATACCAGGTCCAGGGAAGGGGTGTCTCATGACCATCTCGTGGGCGATGCCAAGCTGTCTTCCGAGGTCGCGGACCTCGTCCTTGAAGAGCTCACGGAGGGGCTCGATCAGCTTCAGACCCTGTCCCTCAGTCATGCGCTTGGGGAGACCACCGACGTTGTGGTGAGTCTTGATGGTGGCACTGGGACCCTTGAAGGAGATACTTTCAATCACATCAGGGTACAGGGTGCCCTGCAAGAAGAATCCGATCTTGCCGGCAGTCTCGGAGTGAGCAGCAGCGtcctcgatcttcttggcctcctcctcgaagacATCGATGAACTTGTTACCAATGAACTTCCGCTTCTGCTCGGGGTCGCTGATTCCCTTCAGACCCTCCATGAAGACCTGAGAAGCATCGGCCACGATCAGGTTGATACCGAGATGCTCAGCAAGGGTCTGCTTGACTTGCTCGCACTCGTTCAGACGCATGAAACCGGTATCGACGAGGACAGCATGGAAACGGTCACCGATGGCCTCCTTCATCAGCTTAGCAGCAACAGTGGAGTCGACACCACCACTGACAGCGCCAAGAACCTGGCCGGTAGGGCCAACCAGCTTGCGGATTCTGGCAATCTCCTGGTCGACGAAGCGAGCCATGGTCCAGTTCTGTTTGCAGCCACAGATGTTGACGGCGAAGTTCTTCAGGAGCTTGGTACCGTTCTGGGTGTGGGTCACTTCGGGGTGCAGCTGGAGACCATAGATGGGCTTGGTCTCGTGGGCAATACCAGCGTACTCTGAGTTGGGAGTAGTGGCAATCGTGTGGAAACCTTCGGGGAGCTTGCCCAGCTTGTCACCGTGGGACATCCAGACGTTGAACTCGTCTTCCAGTCCATCAAAGAGGTGGTCGACGTGGCCGccgaccttcttggccttgagcTGCGCAAGGCCGTACTCCCTCGAAGTGCCAGCAATGACATTGGTGCTGTCCAAGCGGTAAGCAATCTCTTGCAAGCCGTAGCAGATACCGAGGATAGGCACGCCTAGGTCAAAGTAGGCAGGGTCGACGTGAGGAGCACCCTCCTCGTACACCGAGTAGGGTCCTCCGGATAAGATAACACCAGCGGGCTTGAACTTGAGATCGGCCAGTTTCTGGGTGCAAGGAAGCATCTCCGAGTAGACATTGAGCTCACGGAGGCGGCGGGTGATCAGATGTGTGTACTGAGACCTGTATTAGAGCGACCACATGTGAATTAGCCGAATTGCACGTTTTTTCACATTTTGAATGGCATCCCCGCGGAAGGGATGCAAGACATAGAGTCTTACCCAAAGTCCAGGGTCAGGATAGTATCGAAGGCATTGTGAGGCTCAAGCTCGGGAGTTTCGGCCATGATGGGCAAATGTGATTATCAAAGAGTATACCTGATCCCCAGAAAATAGTCGCTTTGACGGCCTCGAGGGAGGCCAAAAGATTCAGCAGAAATTTTTCCAATGGACGGTTTTTCATTGCCCTGAGTCACGCGATCAGCCAATCACATGGCGTTCCTGTCCAGAAATGCCCCGCTTGGCCCATCACGTGGTGTTACATGGAGGGGCACTGGGGCAGTATCTCTCGCCGCCCATCTCACCGCTCAGGATTCCCCGCATTGAGCGAATCACGGCCTGAGGCTGCCGACTGCGGAGGGTTTCAGATCGATGCCCCGATATAGCTGGTCTACAGAGTACGGCTGATCAAGATCTCAACAAGCCATTCCTTAGAGCCCTTGGCCCGAAATCAATTGCTCTTCAATGTAATGCTAAGAACGAAAATGAAACAATGCtggtatttataaaactacCGTAATCTACGGTTTTTATCatgatttttctttcgttccTCACATACTACAGCAGACGTTAGCATAGCTTCGACAATTACAGCCTAACTCAAAGGGACATACCGTGAGACGGGGCTGAGACCCACCACCCTCATACCGTTGTAAAGGACCTGGCGAGCGGACTCGTACAGAGCCATACgagccttcttcagctcaggCTCACTGCCCACGACCTTGAGCACTTCGTAACTGGAGCTCAGGGTGTGAGTCATCTTGAACAGGTATTGAAGGATGGTGCACGGCTCCAGAGTGCGGGTGGTGTTCAGCAGGACGTCGGGCCACTGAGCCAGCATACGGGCAAGGTCCGTAGCGTGGGTTTCCGTCAAGAGATCGAGGTTCGCGGAGCCCAGCTCCTCAACATTCAGCTCCGACTTGCGAATAATCGAACAGAGACGGGCGTGGGCATATTGCAGATAAGGACCGGTATCACCCTCAAAGGAGGTCATAGCGTCCAGGTTGAAATCATAGCCGTTGATACTGTCTCAATTAGTCCAGATTCGAAAGTCACTTAGGTGTACCACAATTAACATACCGCTTGCCAGACATGTCCTGCACCATGACGGAAGTAATACCAAGGATATCGGCCGTCTCCTCGGGGTTCTCGACTTGCTGGTACTTCTCctcgttcttcttcatgaCTTCGTGCATCTTGTCACGAACGTCTCCCAGAATATCATCCAAGAACTTGACAGTACCCTTACGAGTGCTCATACCGCGGACCATGCCGAAGTTGACGTGCTGGCAACGGCTAGCCAGGTCCTTGTGGCCCATCAGTTCGGTGATCTTGAATAGCTGGGCCAGATGGAGATCCTGCTGCATAGCAACGACGTAGATCATCTTGTCAAAGTGGTAGGCCTCCTCACGCTCCGTGATAGCACCAATATCGCGAGTGAGGTAGAGAGGAGTACCGTCCTTACGGATAATGATAGCCTTTCCAAGCTTCTTGGCACCGTGCTTGGTGAAGTCAACAATAACGGCGCCCTCAGACTTCTCGGAGACGCCGGCCTTCTCCATGGTCTCATAGGCAGCAGTCATGCTCTCATTCTTGATCTGAGACTCGCCAGAGTACACATCAAAGTCAATGTTCAGACGGGCGTAGGTTTGACGGTACTTCTGGATACTGAGGTCACGGAAACGGCGCCAGAGACCCAATGCCTCTTCATTACCATCTTCCATACTCTTGAAGTAGCGACGAGCGCTCTCGTCCTCACTGGCGTCCACAAGCTTTTGCAATTCCTGTTCGAGTTCGGAGACAtcctcattcttctccttcttggccttgatctGCTCCTTCAGCTCCTTGATGGGTCCCTCCTGCTGGGCAACAAcgttgttgatcttgacGTAAACATCAAACAGGTGGTTGATCGGGTCCTTGTTCAGCGCCTCTTCGCTACCGAACTGCTTGTAACCGTTGGCAAGCAGACCATACTGCTTACCCCAGTCACCAAGGTAGTTCATCTTGATGACATCCCACCCCATGACGGTGTAGAGGTTCGCCAGGAAACCTCCGATAATGGTACTACGCAAGTGACCGGCATGGAAAGGCTTAGCGATGTTGGGCGAGGAGAACTCGACAattatcttcttctggccCTTGGAAGGGTCCGAGGGGTCACGCAGACCCTGGTTACCATTTGTACCGTAGGCCGCCTTCTCTTTCAAGATGCGGCTCACAACAGTATGGGTCAAGGGTTGCggcttgaagaagaacaccAAGTGGATGCCAACACAAGTAGGAGGGAGCACGAGGTCGGACTCGGGGAACTTCTGGGCAAGCTCTTCGCACAGCTCTTGGggcttctttcccttgaTACCCAAGGCGGGGACCTATTGACGCGACTCCCGTTAGCACCTCCGTAGTCTAGCAGCGTATCGAG
This window harbors:
- a CDS encoding GMP synthase, giving the protein MAETPELEPHNAFDTILTLDFGSQYTHLITRRLRELNVYSEMLPCTQKLADLKFKPAGVILSGGPYSVYEEGAPHVDPAYFDLGVPILGICYGLQEIAYRLDSTNVIAGTSREYGLAQLKAKKVGGHVDHLFDGLEDEFNVWMSHGDKLGKLPEGFHTIATTPNSEYAGIAHETKPIYGLQLHPEVTHTQNGTKLLKNFAVNICGCKQNWTMARFVDQEIARIRKLVGPTGQVLGAVSGGVDSTVAAKLMKEAIGDRFHAVLVDTGFMRLNECEQVKQTLAEHLGINLIVADASQVFMEGLKGISDPEQKRKFIGNKFIDVFEEEAKKIEDAAAHSETAGKIGFFLQGTLYPDVIESISFKGPSATIKTHHNVGGLPKRMTEGQGLKLIEPLRELFKDEVRDLGRQLGIAHEMVMRHPFPGPGIAIRILGEITPERVEMARKADHIFISMIREAGLYDKIGQAFAALDPSRAVGVMGDKRVYENIVLLRAVETTDFMTAIAYPFEHEFLTRVSTRIVNEVSGVCRVAYDYTSKPPGTIELE
- a CDS encoding arginyl-tRNA synthetase yields the protein MGRYLFSGARRFSSAIFQTLQSCGPQNNCSPLYSRPCPLSHFNPRRSPFLSRRFSTNTPVAAMASAADLTVAVEGLKLQSTTETSKFPNSFPSLNPVDIYREHIAEKLGAATGIDSEKIYTRLQWSSTLDKGDLLLPVPALGIKGKKPQELCEELAQKFPESDLVLPPTCVGIHLVFFFKPQPLTHTVVSRILKEKAAYGTNGNQGLRDPSDPSKGQKKIIVEFSSPNIAKPFHAGHLRSTIIGGFLANLYTVMGWDVIKMNYLGDWGKQYGLLANGYKQFGSEEALNKDPINHLFDVYVKINNVVAQQEGPIKELKEQIKAKKEKNEDVSELEQELQKLVDASEDESARRYFKSMEDGNEEALGLWRRFRDLSIQKYRQTYARLNIDFDVYSGESQIKNESMTAAYETMEKAGVSEKSEGAVIVDFTKHGAKKLGKAIIIRKDGTPLYLTRDIGAITEREEAYHFDKMIYVVAMQQDLHLAQLFKITELMGHKDLASRCQHVNFGMVRGMSTRKGTVKFLDDILGDVRDKMHEVMKKNEEKYQQVENPEETADILGITSVMVQDMSGKRINGYDFNLDAMTSFEGDTGPYLQYAHARLCSIIRKSELNVEELGSANLDLLTETHATDLARMLAQWPDVLLNTTRTLEPCTILQYLFKMTHTLSSSYEVLKVVGSEPELKKARMALYESARQVLYNGMRVVGLSPVSRYVPLS